One window from the genome of Pseudonocardia hierapolitana encodes:
- a CDS encoding class I SAM-dependent methyltransferase, which translates to MPVPAPSDAARFDAARFDAAADAYDDDPHHLAIARQLVAGLRPVPAPELVVDVATGTGFAALAALETLAPRRVLAIDISPRMIEKAAAKAATDGRVEWRVGPAVPLDLPDGTVDVVLCASALHLIGASAPAEWRRVLRPGGRAAFSIPVAAHFHPSPEFAASLPADLAVPADEEGAERIARAAGFESVRVTTTPAPRRSFLVFADLAA; encoded by the coding sequence GTGCCCGTCCCCGCGCCCTCCGATGCCGCCCGTTTCGATGCCGCTCGTTTCGATGCAGCCGCCGACGCCTACGACGACGACCCGCACCACCTCGCGATCGCCCGGCAGCTGGTGGCCGGCCTGCGGCCGGTACCGGCACCCGAGCTGGTCGTCGACGTCGCGACGGGCACCGGGTTCGCCGCCCTCGCCGCGCTCGAGACGCTCGCGCCGCGGCGCGTCCTGGCGATCGACATCTCGCCGCGGATGATCGAGAAGGCCGCGGCGAAGGCGGCCACCGACGGCCGGGTCGAGTGGCGGGTGGGGCCCGCCGTGCCGCTCGACCTGCCGGACGGAACGGTCGACGTGGTGCTCTGCGCGTCCGCGCTGCACCTCATCGGCGCCTCCGCCCCGGCCGAGTGGCGCCGGGTGCTGCGGCCGGGAGGGCGGGCGGCGTTCAGCATCCCGGTGGCCGCCCACTTCCACCCCTCCCCGGAGTTCGCGGCATCGCTGCCCGCCGACCTCGCCGTCCCGGCCGACGAGGAGGGCGCCGAGCGCATCGCCCGCGCGGCCGGGTTCGAGTCCGTGCGGGTGACGACCACGCCCGCCCCGCGCCGGTCTTTCCTCGTGTTCGCGGACCTGGCCGCATGA
- a CDS encoding MOSC domain-containing protein, translated as MSARVVALHTYPVKGCAGTSLTSAFLAPAGLAHDRTFMVVDEEGVFRSQRRDPLLATIRPAIFGEGRELELHAPGADAVRVMVDIDGPRRPVEMFGNPYRGIDQGDAVAGWLTEVLGRPSRLVRVPPEHDRITDGETPGRAGFADSGALLLASRASWAELDRRIAARGAGAGERQPAKVGTVPMDRFRPNVVVDGWAEPHVEDQVREMSVGDADLAFAKQAIRCAVTLVDQRTGVRSGPEPLRTLADYRRVTDKGVAFGAKFSVVRTGQLTVGDELVVHRWADAPVTA; from the coding sequence ATGAGCGCCCGCGTGGTCGCGCTGCACACCTACCCGGTCAAGGGCTGCGCCGGCACCAGCCTGACCAGCGCGTTCCTGGCCCCCGCCGGCCTCGCCCACGACCGGACGTTCATGGTCGTCGACGAGGAGGGCGTCTTCCGCAGCCAGCGCCGGGACCCGCTGCTCGCGACGATCCGGCCCGCGATCTTCGGCGAGGGCCGCGAGCTGGAGCTGCACGCACCCGGCGCCGATGCCGTGCGGGTCATGGTGGACATCGACGGGCCGCGGCGTCCCGTGGAGATGTTCGGCAACCCCTACCGGGGCATCGACCAGGGCGACGCCGTCGCGGGGTGGCTCACCGAGGTGCTCGGGAGGCCGAGCCGGCTCGTGCGGGTCCCGCCGGAGCACGACCGCATCACCGACGGTGAGACGCCGGGCCGGGCCGGGTTCGCCGACAGCGGCGCACTGCTGCTCGCGAGCCGCGCGTCCTGGGCCGAGCTGGACCGGCGGATCGCCGCGCGCGGCGCAGGCGCCGGGGAACGGCAGCCAGCGAAGGTGGGCACGGTGCCCATGGACCGGTTCCGTCCCAACGTCGTGGTCGACGGGTGGGCCGAGCCGCACGTCGAGGACCAGGTCCGCGAGATGTCCGTCGGCGACGCCGACCTGGCGTTCGCCAAGCAGGCGATCCGGTGCGCGGTGACGCTGGTCGACCAGCGCACGGGGGTGCGGTCCGGTCCCGAGCCGCTGCGGACGCTGGCGGACTACCGGCGCGTCACGGACAAGGGCGTCGCGTTCGGGGCCAAGTTCTCGGTGGTCCGCACCGGGCAGCTGACCGTGGGCGACGAGCTCGTCGTGCACCGGTGGGCGGACGCCCCGGTCACCGCGTAG
- a CDS encoding glycoside hydrolase family 10 protein, which yields MRARVVQSGVAALVIALGAWGAVPADVPVSCDGAEMRAAWVATVQNIDWPSKPGLSTADQQQEYRALLDDVQRHGLNTVIVQVRPTADALWPSPYEPWSHWLTGEQGKDPGYDPLAFLVEEAHARGLRFHAWFNPFRVSRQADPAQLVPGHPARQHPDWVFAYGGQLYYDPGRPEVREFVTDVVLDVATRYPVDGVHFDDYFYPYPVDGEQIPDAGTFAAHGGGFADIAHWRRHNVDELVKGVSERLAAQNGDVEFGISPFGIWRNRAADPRGSVTTGMQSYDTTYADSRTWVRAGWVHYIVPQIYWEIGHPTADYAVLVPWWAGAVAGTRVKLYIGQAAYKVGSSPAWGDGELSAHLTLDREHPAVGGEVYFSARSLSTNAAAAMARVKADHYSCLPAGSG from the coding sequence ATGCGGGCACGGGTGGTGCAGTCGGGTGTGGCGGCCCTCGTGATCGCGCTCGGTGCGTGGGGTGCCGTTCCGGCCGACGTCCCCGTCTCCTGTGACGGCGCGGAGATGCGGGCGGCGTGGGTCGCCACCGTCCAGAACATCGACTGGCCCAGCAAGCCGGGCCTCTCCACCGCCGACCAGCAACAGGAGTACCGCGCGCTCCTCGACGACGTGCAGCGGCACGGGCTGAACACCGTGATCGTGCAGGTGCGTCCCACGGCGGACGCGCTGTGGCCCTCGCCGTACGAGCCGTGGTCGCACTGGCTCACCGGCGAGCAGGGGAAGGACCCCGGCTACGACCCCCTCGCGTTCCTGGTCGAGGAGGCCCATGCACGCGGCCTGCGGTTCCACGCCTGGTTCAACCCGTTCCGCGTGAGCAGGCAGGCCGACCCGGCGCAGCTGGTGCCCGGCCACCCGGCCAGGCAGCACCCGGACTGGGTGTTCGCCTACGGCGGCCAGCTCTACTACGACCCGGGTCGCCCCGAGGTCCGGGAGTTCGTCACCGACGTCGTGCTGGACGTGGCGACCCGCTACCCGGTGGACGGCGTGCACTTCGACGACTACTTCTACCCGTACCCCGTCGACGGCGAGCAGATCCCGGACGCCGGCACGTTCGCCGCGCACGGCGGTGGCTTCGCCGACATCGCCCACTGGCGGCGCCACAACGTCGACGAGCTGGTCAAGGGCGTCTCAGAGCGGCTCGCCGCGCAGAACGGCGACGTCGAGTTCGGGATCAGCCCGTTCGGCATCTGGCGCAACCGGGCCGCGGATCCGCGCGGGTCGGTGACCACCGGCATGCAGTCCTACGACACGACCTACGCCGACAGCAGGACGTGGGTGCGTGCGGGCTGGGTGCACTACATCGTCCCGCAGATCTACTGGGAGATCGGCCACCCGACCGCGGACTACGCGGTGCTCGTTCCGTGGTGGGCCGGGGCCGTGGCCGGCACCCGGGTGAAGCTGTACATCGGGCAGGCGGCGTACAAGGTCGGCAGCAGCCCCGCATGGGGTGACGGCGAGCTCAGCGCACACCTGACCCTCGACCGCGAGCATCCCGCGGTGGGCGGCGAGGTCTACTTCAGCGCGCGGTCCCTGTCGACGAACGCTGCCGCCGCGATGGCGCGGGTCAAGGCGGACCACTACTCCTGCCTGCCGGCAGGCAGCGGCTGA
- a CDS encoding VOC family protein, whose translation MSEDWKAGTFVHLDLTVPDAPGMRDFYSAVVGWKPEPLGEDWMMLAPDGTPVTGICHARGENADLPPQWLAYIAVDDLDACLDAVREHGGEVVAGPKGGGEGAYAVIRDPEGAVLALIRRGTTCTPP comes from the coding sequence ATGAGCGAGGACTGGAAGGCCGGCACGTTCGTGCACCTGGACCTGACCGTGCCCGACGCGCCCGGCATGCGGGACTTCTACTCCGCCGTCGTCGGCTGGAAACCCGAGCCGCTCGGCGAGGACTGGATGATGCTCGCGCCCGACGGCACGCCCGTGACCGGGATCTGCCACGCGCGCGGTGAGAACGCCGACCTGCCGCCGCAATGGCTGGCCTACATCGCCGTCGACGACCTCGACGCGTGCCTCGATGCGGTGCGCGAGCACGGCGGCGAAGTGGTGGCGGGCCCCAAGGGCGGGGGTGAGGGCGCCTACGCGGTGATCCGCGACCCCGAGGGCGCCGTGCTCGCGCTCATCCGACGGGGGACGACCTGCACGCCCCCGTAA
- a CDS encoding SRPBCC family protein: MTDRRLEKHVELDATPEQVWQAVATGPGIATWFVPHDVEPRVGGTVEQDYGGGFTTRGRVTGWEPGRRIAYGAFEQPADGRPSYAYEFLVEGRDGGGAVLRFVQSGFLDGADWDGEYDSFDAGWSLFFDNLRSYLRHFAGLPARNAVAMSYTAGSAGELRPVVFRALGLAGPPAVGETVTLTPAGPDPITGVVDVANEEFLGVRSEHGLHRIGVEGADGCGVSVYHYVYGRDVDTRALTADWQRWIEKTIEERKS; encoded by the coding sequence GTGACGGACCGTCGGCTGGAGAAGCACGTCGAGCTGGATGCCACCCCCGAGCAGGTGTGGCAGGCCGTCGCGACGGGGCCGGGGATCGCCACCTGGTTCGTGCCGCACGATGTGGAGCCCCGCGTCGGCGGCACCGTCGAGCAGGACTACGGCGGCGGGTTCACCACGCGGGGCCGGGTCACGGGATGGGAGCCGGGCCGCCGGATCGCCTACGGCGCCTTCGAGCAGCCCGCGGACGGGCGGCCGAGCTACGCCTACGAGTTCCTCGTCGAGGGCCGCGACGGCGGCGGCGCGGTGCTGCGGTTCGTGCAGAGCGGGTTCCTCGACGGCGCCGACTGGGACGGCGAGTACGACAGCTTCGACGCCGGTTGGTCCCTGTTCTTCGACAACCTCCGCAGCTACCTGCGCCACTTCGCCGGGCTGCCGGCCCGGAACGCCGTCGCCATGAGCTACACCGCCGGGAGCGCGGGCGAACTCCGGCCGGTGGTGTTCCGCGCGCTCGGCCTGGCCGGGCCCCCTGCCGTCGGCGAGACGGTCACCCTGACTCCCGCCGGCCCCGATCCGATCACCGGTGTCGTGGACGTCGCGAACGAGGAGTTCCTCGGGGTGCGGTCGGAGCACGGGCTGCACCGCATCGGCGTCGAGGGCGCAGACGGGTGCGGCGTGAGTGTCTACCACTACGTCTACGGGCGCGACGTCGACACCAGGGCCCTCACCGCGGACTGGCAACGGTGGATCGAGAAGACGATCGAGGAGAGGAAATCATGA
- a CDS encoding ArsR/SmtB family transcription factor translates to MQELTVIDDPAAAGVSLDPVRARLLAELAEPGSASSLAGKIGLARQKVNYHLRTLEQHGLIELVAERRKGNMTERVMQATGASYVISPAALGAVAPDPGRAPDRLSARWLIAVAARTVREVGELLAGATKAGKRLATFAIDGEVRFASAADRAAFADELAHAVTTLVGKYHDESAPAGRRHRVVVAIHPELARTDA, encoded by the coding sequence GTGCAGGAGCTCACCGTCATCGACGACCCGGCAGCCGCGGGGGTCTCGCTCGACCCGGTCCGGGCCCGGCTGCTCGCCGAGCTGGCAGAACCGGGGTCGGCCAGCAGCCTCGCGGGGAAGATCGGGCTCGCCCGGCAGAAGGTCAACTACCACCTGCGGACGCTGGAGCAGCACGGCCTGATCGAGCTGGTCGCCGAGCGGCGCAAGGGCAACATGACCGAGCGGGTCATGCAGGCCACGGGCGCGAGCTACGTCATCTCGCCGGCGGCGCTCGGCGCCGTCGCGCCGGATCCCGGGCGCGCGCCGGACCGGCTCTCGGCCCGCTGGCTCATCGCCGTCGCCGCGCGGACGGTGCGGGAGGTCGGCGAGCTGCTCGCGGGGGCGACGAAGGCCGGGAAGCGGCTGGCGACGTTCGCGATCGACGGCGAGGTGCGGTTCGCCTCGGCGGCCGACCGCGCCGCGTTCGCCGACGAACTCGCGCACGCCGTCACGACTCTGGTGGGCAAGTACCACGACGAGAGCGCCCCGGCCGGGCGCCGGCACCGGGTGGTCGTGGCGATCCACCCCGAGCTCGCGAGGACCGACGCGTGA
- a CDS encoding class I SAM-dependent methyltransferase, whose product MEQRRPSPTEIARRPGPADPRLDLVAGSIDLLHGRIRFVHPRDPTALLYEDDVAADQAYPPYWAELWPSGIELAHAVSQRDWTGTDAVELGCGLGLPAVAAALAGARVLATDRSADALAFAAVNAEQNGAHIETARCSWDAPDALVASGPFQLVLASDVLYGQRNVDDMHALLPRLVGEGGQVWIADPERPLTEEFLAIARTRWASVQTSATRLPKIWIHRLTRTA is encoded by the coding sequence ATGGAGCAGCGGCGGCCGTCCCCGACCGAGATCGCCCGGAGGCCGGGGCCCGCCGACCCGCGCCTCGACCTCGTCGCCGGCTCCATCGACCTGCTCCACGGCCGCATCCGGTTCGTCCACCCGCGCGACCCCACCGCCCTGCTCTACGAGGACGACGTCGCCGCCGACCAGGCCTACCCCCCGTACTGGGCGGAGCTGTGGCCCAGCGGCATCGAGCTGGCCCACGCCGTGTCGCAGCGCGACTGGACCGGAACGGACGCCGTGGAGCTGGGCTGCGGGCTGGGCCTCCCCGCCGTGGCCGCCGCGCTCGCGGGAGCGCGGGTGCTCGCCACCGACCGTTCCGCCGACGCGCTCGCGTTCGCCGCGGTGAACGCCGAGCAGAACGGAGCGCACATCGAGACCGCCCGATGCTCGTGGGACGCCCCCGACGCCCTGGTCGCCAGTGGCCCCTTCCAGCTCGTGCTCGCGTCCGACGTCCTGTACGGCCAGCGCAACGTCGACGACATGCACGCCCTGCTGCCCCGGCTCGTCGGCGAGGGCGGGCAGGTGTGGATCGCCGACCCGGAGCGCCCGCTCACCGAGGAGTTCCTGGCGATCGCCCGCACCCGGTGGGCGTCGGTTCAGACCTCCGCCACCCGGCTGCCGAAGATCTGGATCCACCGCCTCACGCGGACCGCGTGA
- a CDS encoding lipopolysaccharide biosynthesis protein has translation MPDGTAHGRSGLRGVLAGWTAPQHRDGLALVLSSGLTSVIGLLYWVVAARLFPPEILGVNNTLISTMTLIAVGAQLNLGNALLRFVPVAERSARRMVFTCYAVGIAVAGVAGGIFALGAGWWAPVLQHAVGGGPLVAFFVLSTPVWTVFVIQDYVLTAVKRATLVPLENLVFSLLKIALLGAGALIAFDLAIAVSWMVATALIVLAVTGYLLRVLPAPAAGEPPVASPVRPRAVARFVSADWTGGLFTNAVEFGLPLLVLVTLGAEQAATFGVTWAIAYGLYLVSHGMGQSLVAHVAADPAALDAARRSTVTRSLALILPAALVIVPGAGLILSIFGAHYAATGTTLLALASLSAVPNVIVTAALFGARVQQQHAVLLGVPAAVAVLVIPAALVLMPVLGLTGVGVALIVGQTVVAAAILIRYRMSRRRFTRSA, from the coding sequence ATGCCTGACGGTACTGCGCACGGCCGGTCCGGCCTGCGAGGGGTTCTCGCAGGCTGGACCGCTCCGCAGCACCGCGACGGGCTCGCGCTCGTGCTCAGCTCGGGTCTCACGTCGGTCATCGGGTTGCTCTACTGGGTGGTGGCCGCCCGGCTGTTCCCGCCGGAGATCCTCGGCGTCAACAACACGCTGATCTCGACGATGACGCTGATCGCGGTGGGCGCGCAGCTCAACCTCGGCAACGCGCTGCTGCGCTTCGTGCCCGTCGCCGAGCGTTCGGCCCGGCGGATGGTGTTCACCTGCTACGCGGTGGGGATCGCGGTCGCAGGCGTGGCGGGCGGGATCTTCGCGCTCGGTGCCGGCTGGTGGGCACCCGTGCTGCAGCACGCGGTGGGCGGCGGCCCGCTGGTGGCCTTCTTCGTGCTGTCCACGCCGGTCTGGACGGTGTTCGTCATCCAGGACTACGTCCTCACCGCGGTCAAGCGGGCCACGCTCGTGCCGCTGGAGAACCTGGTCTTCTCCCTGCTGAAGATCGCGCTGCTCGGCGCGGGGGCGCTGATCGCGTTCGACCTCGCCATCGCCGTCTCGTGGATGGTGGCCACCGCGCTGATCGTGCTCGCCGTCACCGGCTACCTGCTGCGCGTCCTGCCTGCGCCCGCCGCCGGCGAGCCGCCCGTGGCGTCGCCGGTGCGGCCGCGGGCCGTCGCCCGGTTCGTGTCGGCGGACTGGACGGGCGGGCTGTTCACCAACGCCGTCGAGTTCGGGCTGCCGCTGCTCGTCCTCGTGACGCTCGGCGCCGAGCAGGCCGCGACCTTCGGCGTCACGTGGGCGATCGCATACGGGCTGTACCTCGTGTCGCACGGGATGGGGCAGTCGCTCGTGGCGCACGTGGCGGCCGACCCCGCGGCGCTGGACGCAGCCCGTCGCAGCACGGTGACGCGGTCGCTCGCCCTGATCCTGCCCGCGGCGTTGGTCATCGTCCCGGGGGCAGGGCTGATCCTCTCGATCTTCGGCGCGCACTACGCCGCCACCGGCACCACGCTGCTCGCGCTCGCCTCGCTCTCGGCGGTGCCGAACGTCATCGTCACGGCGGCGCTCTTCGGGGCCCGCGTCCAGCAGCAGCACGCCGTGTTGCTGGGCGTGCCCGCCGCGGTCGCCGTGCTGGTCATCCCGGCCGCGTTGGTGCTCATGCCCGTGCTGGGGCTCACCGGCGTCGGTGTCGCGCTGATCGTCGGGCAGACCGTGGTGGCCGCCGCGATCCTGATCCGCTACCGGATGTCGAGGAGGCGGTTCACGCGGTCCGCGTGA
- a CDS encoding choline dehydrogenase, with translation MSEQTYDFVIVGGGAAGCVLANRLSADPNTKVLLLEAGRPDYWWDLAVHLPLAMGMPVGSPAHDWRYVGEPEPLLQSRRIEHPRGKVLGGSTSINGMLYTRGNRADYDRWAQETGTGEWDYAHCLPYFRRLERRVGEAEDAFRGRSGPHTLAPSPTDGPIFQAFFQAVRQAGYKVLNDTNGSEQEGFAPLDQGVRGGRRESASRAYLWPVRKRPNLDVRTRVMVTKVEIEDGRAVGVRFRHGADETVVRAGEILLSAGAIGSPQILQLSGIGDKAHLEALGVPVVQHLPGVGQSLQDHFAVHIQHTCLLPVSMAAVRRKSNWPKIVGEALLFGRGPGAWNPMRVGGFVRSTPEQGYPDLFFVLAPLAMQSEERSMPVDQHGYQMHVEVMRSGARGSVRIRSADPDAHPAVQLNFLTGSEDRTRWLAAVRLARELLSQQAMQHLDGGEWLPGADVGSDEQVVEWVARTGQPGLHLSCSARMGADDDAVLDPATMRVRGVDGLRVVDAAAFPSITNANTYAPALMLAEKAADIVLGNTPLAPEYPTVPARAGGTAGADAGDA, from the coding sequence ATGTCCGAGCAGACGTACGACTTCGTGATCGTGGGCGGCGGCGCGGCCGGCTGCGTGCTCGCCAACCGGCTGAGCGCCGACCCGAACACCAAGGTTTTGCTCCTCGAGGCGGGCCGTCCCGACTACTGGTGGGACCTCGCGGTTCACCTGCCGCTCGCGATGGGCATGCCGGTGGGCAGCCCTGCGCACGACTGGCGTTACGTGGGTGAGCCGGAGCCGCTGCTGCAGAGCAGGCGGATCGAGCACCCGCGCGGCAAGGTTCTCGGCGGCTCCACCAGCATCAACGGGATGCTCTACACCCGGGGCAACCGGGCCGACTACGACCGGTGGGCGCAGGAGACCGGTACCGGCGAGTGGGATTACGCCCACTGCCTGCCCTACTTCCGGCGGCTCGAGCGGCGGGTCGGCGAGGCCGAGGACGCCTTCCGCGGGCGCAGCGGCCCGCACACCCTCGCGCCGAGCCCCACGGACGGCCCGATCTTCCAGGCGTTCTTCCAGGCGGTCCGCCAGGCCGGCTACAAGGTCCTGAACGACACCAACGGTTCGGAGCAGGAGGGCTTCGCGCCGCTCGACCAGGGTGTCCGCGGCGGGCGGCGGGAGTCGGCCTCGCGGGCCTACCTGTGGCCGGTGCGCAAGCGCCCCAACCTGGACGTCCGCACCCGCGTCATGGTCACGAAGGTCGAGATCGAGGACGGCCGCGCGGTCGGTGTGCGGTTCCGCCACGGCGCTGACGAGACGGTCGTGCGGGCGGGTGAGATCCTGCTGTCGGCGGGGGCGATCGGTTCGCCGCAGATCCTGCAGCTGTCCGGGATCGGCGACAAGGCGCACCTGGAGGCGCTCGGCGTGCCCGTGGTGCAGCACCTGCCGGGGGTCGGCCAGTCGCTGCAGGACCACTTCGCCGTGCACATCCAGCACACCTGCCTGCTGCCGGTGTCGATGGCTGCGGTCCGCCGCAAGTCGAACTGGCCGAAGATCGTCGGTGAGGCGCTGCTGTTCGGCCGCGGGCCCGGTGCCTGGAACCCGATGCGGGTCGGCGGGTTCGTCCGCAGCACCCCGGAGCAGGGCTACCCCGACCTGTTCTTCGTGCTCGCCCCGCTCGCCATGCAGAGCGAGGAGCGGTCGATGCCGGTCGACCAGCACGGCTACCAGATGCACGTCGAGGTGATGCGCTCCGGGGCGCGCGGGTCCGTCCGGATCAGGTCCGCCGATCCCGATGCGCACCCGGCGGTCCAGCTCAACTTCCTCACCGGCTCGGAGGACCGCACGCGCTGGCTCGCCGCGGTGCGGCTGGCCCGTGAGCTGCTGTCCCAGCAGGCGATGCAGCACCTCGACGGCGGCGAGTGGCTGCCCGGCGCCGACGTCGGCTCCGACGAGCAGGTCGTGGAGTGGGTGGCCCGCACCGGCCAGCCGGGCCTGCACCTGTCGTGCAGCGCGCGGATGGGGGCCGACGACGACGCGGTGCTCGACCCGGCCACGATGCGGGTGCGTGGGGTGGACGGCCTGCGCGTGGTCGACGCCGCCGCATTCCCGTCGATCACCAACGCCAACACCTACGCGCCCGCGCTGATGCTCGCGGAGAAGGCGGCCGACATCGTCCTCGGCAACACCCCGCTCGCGCCCGAGTACCCGACCGTGCCCGCGCGGGCAGGGGGCACCGCGGGAGCCGACGCGGGCGATGCCTGA
- a CDS encoding YciI family protein yields MRYALLINERPGADDPLDEHERAALSAEYMAFHDDPRVIGGEHLQSAETATTVRIADGEILLTDGPFADTKEIFGGYFLVEAPDLDSALEVACRVPALRFGGSVEVRPLGSPSR; encoded by the coding sequence ATGCGGTACGCACTGCTGATCAACGAACGGCCCGGGGCCGACGACCCGCTCGACGAGCACGAGCGCGCGGCCCTCAGCGCCGAGTACATGGCGTTCCACGACGACCCGCGCGTGATCGGCGGGGAGCACCTCCAGTCCGCGGAGACCGCCACCACCGTCCGGATCGCCGACGGCGAGATCCTGCTGACCGACGGCCCGTTCGCGGACACAAAGGAGATCTTCGGCGGGTACTTCCTGGTGGAGGCGCCCGACCTCGACAGCGCGCTCGAGGTGGCCTGCCGGGTCCCGGCGCTGCGGTTCGGTGGGTCGGTCGAGGTGCGTCCGCTGGGGTCGCCGTCACGGTGA
- a CDS encoding RNA polymerase sigma factor yields MIEEIFRAEWGRVVASLVGFCRDVDVAEEAAQEAFALATRRWARDGLPDEPRAWLVTVGRNKAIDRLRRERRHAEKLQLLPPPAETPMPATAIPDERLELIFLCCHPALAPEARVALTLRALGGLTTAEIGRAFLVSEETMKRRLTRARTKIKGAGVPFAVPNEDLLPARLGTVLAVLYLIFNQGYGDQRVDLAAEAIHLGRMLVELLPDEPEPSALLALMLLHDARRDARTRDGELVLLADQDRSHWNTAQIEEGRSLLRDTRGPYAVQAAIAALQTEDPIDWAGVADLYATLRELTGSAVVELNRAVAVAETSGPRAALAVVDAVAVDLDGYRYLHSTRAELLRRLGDEAGARTAYRRALELTTTDAERRFLERRLAACGSSGRSGRDGPEM; encoded by the coding sequence GTGATCGAGGAGATCTTCCGGGCCGAGTGGGGCCGGGTCGTCGCCTCCCTGGTCGGCTTCTGCCGCGACGTCGACGTCGCGGAGGAGGCCGCCCAGGAGGCGTTCGCCCTGGCCACGCGGCGCTGGGCCCGGGACGGGCTGCCCGACGAGCCACGAGCGTGGCTCGTCACCGTCGGGCGGAACAAGGCGATCGACCGGCTCCGGCGCGAACGCCGGCACGCCGAGAAGCTCCAGCTCCTGCCGCCACCTGCGGAGACGCCGATGCCCGCTACCGCGATCCCCGACGAACGCCTCGAGCTGATCTTCCTGTGCTGCCACCCCGCGCTGGCCCCCGAGGCCAGGGTGGCGTTGACGCTGCGCGCACTGGGTGGGCTCACCACCGCGGAGATCGGGCGGGCGTTCCTGGTGTCCGAGGAGACCATGAAGCGCCGGCTCACCCGAGCCCGCACGAAGATCAAGGGGGCGGGTGTCCCGTTCGCGGTGCCGAACGAGGACCTGTTGCCGGCCCGCCTCGGCACGGTCCTCGCCGTCCTCTACCTGATCTTCAACCAGGGCTACGGCGACCAGCGCGTCGACCTCGCCGCCGAGGCGATCCACCTGGGCCGGATGTTGGTGGAACTCCTGCCCGACGAGCCGGAGCCGAGCGCACTGCTCGCCCTGATGCTGCTGCACGACGCGCGCCGCGACGCCCGCACCCGGGACGGCGAGCTCGTCCTGCTGGCCGACCAGGATCGTTCGCACTGGAACACCGCGCAGATCGAGGAGGGTCGCTCCCTGCTCCGCGACACCCGCGGCCCCTACGCGGTGCAGGCCGCGATCGCCGCCCTGCAGACCGAGGACCCGATCGACTGGGCGGGCGTCGCCGACCTCTACGCCACGCTGAGGGAACTCACCGGCAGCGCCGTCGTCGAGCTCAACCGCGCCGTCGCGGTGGCCGAGACCTCCGGCCCACGCGCGGCACTGGCGGTCGTCGACGCCGTCGCCGTCGATCTCGACGGCTACCGCTACCTGCACTCCACGCGCGCCGAGCTGCTGCGCCGCCTCGGTGACGAGGCAGGCGCCCGCACGGCCTACCGTCGGGCACTCGAGCTCACCACCACCGACGCCGAACGGCGGTTCCTCGAACGCCGCCTCGCGGCTTGCGGATCGTCCGGCAGGTCTGGCCGAGACGGCCCGGAGATGTGA